One segment of Scomber scombrus chromosome 3, fScoSco1.1, whole genome shotgun sequence DNA contains the following:
- the LOC133978134 gene encoding blue-sensitive opsin-like encodes MRGNRGTELPEDFWIPVALDTNNITALSPFLVPQDHLGSTAVFYGMAAFMLFVFVVGTGINVLTIACTIQYKKLRSHLNYILVNLAMANLLVSCVGSFTAFCSFSVRYFIFGPTACKIEGFMATLGGMVSLWSLAVVAFERWLVICKPLGNFVFKPDHAIACCAFTWIFALIASVPPLVGWSRYIPEGLQCSCGPDWYTTNNKYNNESYVMFLFGFCFSVPFATIVFCYAQLLITLKMAAKAQAESASTQKAEREVTRMVVVMVLGFLVCWMPYASFALWVVNNRGESFDLRLATIPSCFSKASAVYNPCIYILLNKQFRSCMLTMLGMGGGEEESSTTSSVTEVSKVGPA; translated from the exons ATGAGGGGAAATCGTGGTACCGAACTGCCAGAAGACTTCTGGATACCTGTCGCTCTGGACACCAACAACATCACAGCACTCAGCCCCTTCCTGGTTCCTCAAGACCACTTGGGGAGCACGGCAGTCTTCTATGGCATGGCAGCATTCATGCTCTTTGTATTTGTGGTTGGCACTGGCATCAATGTCCTCACCATTGCATGCACCATACAGTACAAGAAGCTTCGGTCCCATCTCAACTACATCCTTGTGAACCTGGCCATGGCAAACCTTCTTGTATCTTGCGTGGGCTCCTTTACTGCTTTCTGCTCCTTTTCAGTGAGATATTTCATCTTCGGACCAACAGCATGCAAGATTGAAGGCTTTATGGCCACACTTGGTG GTATGGTGAGCCTGTGGTCTCTTGCTGTGGTTGCTTTTGAAAGGTGGCTGGTCATCTGCAAGCCACTGGGAAACTTTGTTTTCAAGCCTGACCATGCTATCGCTTGCTGTGCATTCACCTGGATCTTTGCACTGATTGCCTCAGTTCCCCCACTGGTTGGATGGAGTAG GTACATCCCAGAAGGCCTGCAGTGCTCCTGTGGTCCAGATTGGTACAccacaaacaacaaatacaacaatgaaAGCTATGTGATGTTCCTCTTCGGCTTTTGCTTTTCAGTTCCCTTTGCCACCATTGTCTTCTGCTATGCCCAGCTGCTCATTACACTGAAAATg GCAGCGAAGGCCCAGGCTGAGTCAGCCTCCACccagaaagcagagagggaggtgaCCAGGATGGTGGTCGTCATGGTGCTGGGCTTCTTGGTGTGCTGGATGCCCTACGCTTCCTTTGCTCTCTGGGTTGTCAACAACCGTGGGGAATCCTTTGACCTGAGACTGGCGACCATACCCTCCTGCTTCTCTAAAGCCTCTGCAGTCTACAACCCTTGCATCTACATCCTCCTCAATAAACAG ttcCGTTCCTGCATGTTGACGATGCTGGGGATGGGTGGAGGTGAGGAGGAATCGTCAACAACATCATCAGTGACCGAAGTCTCCAAAGTTGGGCCTGCTTAG
- the LOC133978133 gene encoding blue-sensitive opsin-like, with translation MRGNRAAELPDDFWIPIPLDTNNITALSPFLVPQDHLGSAGIFYAMSAFMLFLFVAGTFINTVTIACTAQNKKLRSHLNYILVNLAVANLLVSTVGSFTCFYCFGFRYMILGPLGCKIEGFTATLGGMVSLWSLAVVAFERWLVVCKPIGNFAFKPHHAIACCALTWVFALTAAVPPLVGWSRYIPEGMQCSCGPDWYTTDNKFNNESYVMFLFCFCFAVPFTTIVFCYSQLLIMLKAAAKAQAESASTQKAEREVTRMVVVMVLGFLVCWMPYASFALWVVNNRGQPFDLRLATIPSCLSKASTVYNPCIYILLNKQFRSCIKTMLGMSGGDDDESSTSQSVTEVSKVGPA, from the exons ATGAGGGGAAATCGTGCTGCGGAATTGCCAGATGACTTCTGGATCCCCATCCCTTTGGACACCAACAACATCACAGCCCTCAGCCCGTTCCTGGTTCCCCAGGATCACCTAGGGAGCGCAGGGATCTTTTATGCCATGTCAGCATTtatgttatttctttttgtaGCTGGCACATTCATCAATACCGTCACTATTGCTTGTACAGCTCAGAATAAGAAACTCCGATCTCACCTCAACTACATCCTGGTGAACTTGGCTGTGGCAAACCTCCTTGTCTCTACTGTGGGCTCCTTCACCTGCTTCTACTGCTTTGGCTTCAGATACATGATTCTTGGACCACTGGGATGCAAGATTGAAGGATTTACAGCAACTCTTGGTG GTATGGTGAGCCTGTGGTCTCTTGCTGTGGTTGCTTTTGAACGGTGGCTGGTTGTCTGCAAGCCAATAGGGAACTTTGCTTTCAAGCCTCACCATGCTATCGCTTGCTGCGCATTGACTTGGGTCTTTGCTTTGACTGCTGCAGTTCCTCCTCTGGTTGGATGGAGCAG GTATATCCCAGAGGGCATGCAGTGCTCCTGCGGACCAGACTGGTATACAACAGACAACAAGTTTAACAATGAGTCCTATGTGATGTTCCTCTTCTGCTTCTGCTTTGCTGTCCCTTTCACTACCATCGTGTTCTGCTACTCACAGCTGCTTATCATGCTGAAAGCG GCAGCAAAAGCCCAGGCTGAGTCAGCCTCCACccagaaagcagagagggaggtgaCCAGGATGGTGGTCGTCATGGTGCTGGGCTTCTTGGTATGCTGGATGCCCTACGCTTCCTTTGCTCTCTGGGTTGTCAACAACCGTGGGCAACCCTTTGACCTGAGACTGGCGACTATACCCTCTTGCCTCTCTAAAGCCTCCACAGTCTACAACCCTTGCATCTACATCCTCCTTAATAAACAG ttCCGCTCATGTATAAAGACAATGCTGGGGATGAGtggaggtgatgatgatgagtcatCTACAAGTCAGTCAGTAACTGAAGTCTCCAAAGTTGGACCTGCATAG